In Mangrovivirga cuniculi, the following proteins share a genomic window:
- a CDS encoding outer membrane beta-barrel protein produces the protein MINRIIFFTAAMVILAFEGYSQIEIGAKLNVGTSWVSSGNLKDNFDYQLNNDVEITQWDVSYKPGITIGLGVVGSYQLSSNLSLNGELSYNYQQSNINIDFADIESTVISEAKISSSRIAIPVTLHYSFGEDKPSVHAGFEWNIFGSPEIESNETEFIGNAAVDQEGIIGELDSFNKSRLNFLIGTGKTINLGGTNFDLHIRYHLPLTGSSMYNTTSPALFDDNTMNNNEVFGVLGASDAAQEAPQYPLDDFKMHFIDLSISYFFN, from the coding sequence ATGATAAACAGAATAATATTTTTTACAGCGGCTATGGTGATTCTTGCCTTCGAAGGTTACAGTCAGATCGAAATCGGGGCCAAATTAAATGTAGGAACATCCTGGGTAAGCTCTGGTAACCTAAAAGATAACTTTGACTACCAGTTAAACAATGACGTGGAGATCACACAATGGGATGTCAGTTATAAGCCGGGAATAACCATCGGACTTGGAGTAGTTGGGTCTTATCAATTAAGCTCTAACCTTTCTTTAAACGGTGAATTATCTTACAATTACCAGCAAAGTAATATTAACATTGATTTTGCCGATATCGAATCTACAGTAATATCTGAAGCTAAGATAAGCTCTTCGAGAATAGCAATTCCAGTGACTCTTCACTATTCGTTTGGTGAAGATAAACCATCGGTACATGCAGGTTTCGAATGGAATATCTTTGGAAGTCCTGAAATTGAATCAAACGAAACAGAATTTATAGGTAATGCTGCAGTAGATCAGGAAGGTATAATAGGAGAATTGGATTCTTTTAATAAAAGCAGATTAAACTTTTTGATCGGTACAGGAAAAACAATCAATCTTGGTGGAACTAATTTTGACCTTCATATCAGGTATCACTTGCCTCTTACAGGATCATCCATGTATAATACTACTTCTCCGGCACTATTTGATGATAACACAATGAATAATAATGAGGTTTTCGGAGTGTTGGGAGCGAGTGATGCAGCCCAAGAGGCACCTCAATATCCGCTGGATGATTTTAAAATGCATTTTATCGATTTAAGTATTTCATATTTTTTTAATTAA
- a CDS encoding RNA polymerase sigma factor translates to MNIDLHDNVCKEELFKQLFDEHSPDLYKFLYYKYGSENNPNDLVQEAFLKLWDNCKKVKPAKARSFLFTVANNLMLNELSKKKTRINYSKEDHKTHSEESPEYVYRENEYMEQLQKALEELTEEQRVTFLMNRVEGKKHQEIADMLGISRKAVEKRIYTALRILREKVEGL, encoded by the coding sequence ATGAATATTGATCTACATGATAATGTCTGTAAAGAAGAGCTCTTCAAGCAATTGTTTGATGAGCATTCGCCCGATCTTTATAAATTTCTTTACTATAAATATGGATCAGAAAATAATCCTAATGACCTTGTGCAGGAGGCATTTTTGAAATTATGGGATAATTGTAAAAAGGTAAAGCCGGCCAAAGCAAGATCTTTTCTTTTTACTGTTGCTAATAATTTAATGCTTAATGAGTTATCCAAGAAAAAGACGCGGATCAATTATTCTAAAGAAGATCATAAGACCCATTCTGAAGAATCTCCGGAGTACGTTTACCGTGAAAATGAATACATGGAACAATTGCAAAAGGCGTTAGAAGAACTTACAGAAGAACAAAGGGTGACATTCTTAATGAATCGTGTAGAAGGAAAAAAGCATCAGGAAATAGCTGATATGCTGGGCATTTCCCGTAAGGCTGTCGAAAAAAGAATATATACTGCCTTGCGTATTTTAAGAGAAAAAGTGGAAGGTCTTTAA